The Arthrobacter oryzae DNA window GGCGCCGGCGATGACCACGCGCGCCAGCGTGGACGACGCCCGGAACGTGGTGGAGGAGGAGATGGACGCTGCCGGAGCGGACATGTGAAGGCCCTTTCGCTGGTGAGGCCCGTGTGAGGCCCGGGGTTGCTGTTGGAAACCAGCGTAGGCGGAGGGTTTTTCGAGGGTGTTTCCCGGTTGTTGCCGGAATGTCCCTGCCCGTTCGCGGATGTTTACCAACTGGCAACAAACGTGTTCCGTTGATGTGTTCTGCCTCACAAGTACCACTCAGCCGTACCGGCGAAACGCCTCCCTCAAGCCCTCTGCCACTACTTGCGCGACGACGCCTGCTCTGCCGCCGGGGCCGTGGACGCCCGCCGGCTCCACCGAGGCGATCAGGGCCGCCGCGTCCGCCAGCCCCATGGTGACCGGAACATCCAGCAGCGAACCGACTGAGAGGCGGGCCCGCCGGGTATCGTCCCAGGCGTCCGGCCCGGGGTCGTCGCGGAAGATCCGTGCCAGGGACAAGCGATGCCAGGCCCCGCCTGCATGGACGGACGCCCGGTAGGTCACCGCGTCGCCCCGGACGTCAACCCGTCCGCCGGCCAGGAAAACCCTCGGGCCGAAGGGCGCGAAGTCCAGGAAACCGGTGAGCCGCGCGGGCGCGCCCGAACCGTCGAGCGGGAGGTGCACCGTGACGGTGAGACGGACGTCCGAACCGCCGCCCGCATCCCCGCCGCTTCCCTGGCCGGCAAACCGCTCAGTGAAGCGGATCCCGGCGGGCGGTTCAACCATCGCCGTGCAGGAAGCGTCCTTGGGCAGGCCTTCGGCGGTCATGTCCTTGAGGTAGCGGCGGGCGTCCCGGTATCCCATGCCGATCAGGGTGTCCGCGTCGATGCGGTTCAGGTAGAACTCCGGATCCAGCGGCAGGGGATTTTCCGGCCTGACAACGTGGAGGATGAAATCCCTGCCGGCCGCCTTCGCGGCCTCGAAGTCGGCCAGGAGGGCACCCATGGCGCTCATCTCGATCATATGGACGTACTGTTCCAGCGGGCCGTCGCCCCAGTAGCCGGTGTTGCCGATGCACCAGACCAGCCACACCTCGTCCGCCCCGCGACGGAGGGCTTCGGCCACGTTGGCGTCCCGGACCCAGACCGCGTCGGTCCAGATCTTCCCGTCACGCCGCAGCGGGGTGAGGAAGATGGGCAGCGACATTCCCGCCGCCATCAGTCCGGCATCCACGTCACGGGCATCGATGGCGTGGCAGAGCTTCCCGGTGAACTCCACCACGTTGAAGGTGCCTTCGATGGCGCCCGGCAGGGCGGCACGGCGCCGGATCTCGCCGTCGTCGATCCCGAGGGCAGGAAAGACCTTGCCGAGCAGGCCATCGGCGTCCCCGAGGGCGGGTAGTGACCACGGTCCCCTTACATAGTCTCCCGGCGGCAGCGCCGAGCCGAAGTCCTTGACGCTGACGCCGGACCAGTTCCGGCACATGTCCTCGGGCGATACCCCTGACAGCAGCATTCCCGCGGTCAGGATGCCGCCGGACGTTCCGTCGACGTGGTCGAAGTGCAGCCCCTCTTCCACCAGTGCGCGCACCACGCCTGCCTGCCATGCCACCCGCATGCCGCCGCCGGCCAGGACCAGCGAGCGCTTCACTGCGGTCTCCCCGGTCCGGTCACCCCGCCGGCGTTCCCGGGGGTCTCCTGGCGCGTATAGAGCTGGCGGCGCAGATAGATGAGGCAGAGTGCCGCCGTCGCCAGGTCAAACGCGGCCACTGCGAGCGCCACGGGCGCGAAGACCCCGTTGAGGACCCCGACCGCGACGGCGGCGCAGGCTCCCGCTTTCTGCACGCCGGACCACAACAGCACTTCCGCCGCCGGCTGCGGGCGCAGCAGCGTGTGGAGCAGGAGTCCGCCCACCACCACCATGAACATTCCCACAGTGGCGAACAGCTGGCGCGCCGCCGTCGTCGGGTCCGCCCCCAGCAGCTCAAGGACGGCGCCTCCGAACGGTATCTGCACCGCACCGGAAAAAACAGTGACGACGGCGATGGCGGCCAGGACGGCGCGCAGCGGATCGGCCGCGATCCAGGCGCTGACGCCGGGAACAGCCGCACCGGACGGGCGGACCGCCCCGCTCATGCCCACGCCTCCCACAGCCGTCCCCGGTCCACCAGCAGCCAGACAATGGCCAGCCAGGTGAGCGTGGAGACGTAGAAGCGGATGTCGTTGAGCAGCATCCACCGCCGCAGCAGGGACCGCAGTTCGGCGTCGTCGGCGAAGTCGCCGCCCCGGATCCGGACGTTGACCGGGATGATCATGGCCTGGCCCACCACGGTCAGGACGATGATTCCGAGGAGGCAAAGCACCGCGGGAAGGAGCCGGAAGGTGCCCCATTCAGTCCACACCAGGACGATGCCGGAGATGAACATGGGTGGCACCACCACGGTAAAGAACTTGGTGGCCTGGCGGGTGGGGATGCCGAAATGCATGTCCACGTTGCCGCGGTCCAGGGACTCCCAGGTGGGGTAGAGAAAGAACTTCAGGACCCACATGGTGCCCACGTACATCGTGGCGCCGAACAGGAAATACAGCGCGTTCAGCAGCAGGAGCCAGTTCACGGCGTGTCCCCGGTGCCGGTGCCCCCGGTGACTCCTGTGCCGGTGCCTGTGCCGGCTCGAGCCGTGGTGCTGCGGTCCGGCGCCGGCAGCCATTCCTGGCCCTGGCCCAGCCCCACCACTGATTCGAGCGGGTCGCCGCCGGGGATCCGCGCGGCCTCCTCGGCGGTCGGGGCTGTCAGGAACCAGGCCTCGTAGTGGTCGTCCAGCACGCCGTGGGCTTCGGGCAGGTAGGCAGTGAACACCGGTTTGTCCGCCGGCTGGAGGGTTTTGAGGGCGGCTACCCCGGGTGCGTCGCCCAGGACCAGCCGGGCCTTGGCGTCGCCTCCCAGGGCAATGTCCCCGGTGGCCTCGAAGTAGATGTCGGACTTCCACAGCATCCCGCGGAAGGCGCAGTAGTTGGAGGCGGCCAGCTTGAGCGGGATCCCCATCGGCCCGGGCCGCTCAATCTCGATGAAGCAGCCCAGCCTGCCCCCGTCGTCGTACTGCGCGGAGACGGTGGACCCGGTGACCACGAAGTCCAGGCTGGCCTGGTGCTTGGGCATGCCCCAGATGCCTTTGCCGCCCTTGACCGAGACCTCAGTGCTCACGGGCAGGTCCACGACGTACTGCCCCAGCCCGAACGTTTTCTGGAAGATCAGCGGCAGGAGCGGCGGCGCGGGCCGGGAGCCGTGCGTGACGGCGATCGCCAGCGAGTATTCAATGTATTTGCCGATATCCGTCGACTTGTAGTTCACCACCGTGACCACCAGCAGCCCCTTGCCGCCAAGGCTGAAGGGCCGGAGTTCCGTGCCGGGCAGGATCGCGGCCGCCGCCCGCTTGTTGATGGGGAAGGCCGCCATCAGCACGGGCGAATCGTCGGAGTTGACGGGCATGGAGTATTTGATGCCGTCCACCGTGGCATGGTGTCCACGCAGGCGCTCCTGGCGGTGCGGCACGGGCGAGGGCACCAGCCGCAGCAGGGACGCGGCCAGCCCGATGAGTTTGTTCATCTGTTCAGCTCCTTGAGGATGATGGGATAGGTGTCCGCCCAGGCGCGGGCCCCAAAGAAGACGTCCAGGTGCCCGTACCCGGGCAGCAGATGCAGCGAATCCTTACCGGGGCGGTGGCCCTGGAAGAAGGCAAAGGTCCGCTCCTGGCTTTCGGGCAGGAAGCAGCGGTTGTTGCGCCCGGCCAGGAACGAGAAACGGGCGTCGGTCTGCGGAGCCCCGGCCAGGAAGTTCGCGGGCAGTTCCGGGTGGTTTCCCGCGGCCACGATGCGCCGGGCCAGCACACTGTGGCCCATCTCGGACAGGAACGTGAAGGGGACCTCGGCAAACTCCCCGCTGATCCAGTTGTGGGTGGCCTCATCCAGGTTTTCGTGCGACCAGAGGGCCGGCCGGCCGCTGCCGTAGGTGAAGCTGACCAGCCGGCACACCAGGTTGTCGCATTCATGGTGGGTGGCCTTGACCATGGACCTCAGG harbors:
- a CDS encoding acetoacetate decarboxylase family protein, which produces MNKLIGLAASLLRLVPSPVPHRQERLRGHHATVDGIKYSMPVNSDDSPVLMAAFPINKRAAAAILPGTELRPFSLGGKGLLVVTVVNYKSTDIGKYIEYSLAIAVTHGSRPAPPLLPLIFQKTFGLGQYVVDLPVSTEVSVKGGKGIWGMPKHQASLDFVVTGSTVSAQYDDGGRLGCFIEIERPGPMGIPLKLAASNYCAFRGMLWKSDIYFEATGDIALGGDAKARLVLGDAPGVAALKTLQPADKPVFTAYLPEAHGVLDDHYEAWFLTAPTAEEAARIPGGDPLESVVGLGQGQEWLPAPDRSTTARAGTGTGTGVTGGTGTGDTP
- a CDS encoding patatin-like phospholipase family protein, coding for MKRSLVLAGGGMRVAWQAGVVRALVEEGLHFDHVDGTSGGILTAGMLLSGVSPEDMCRNWSGVSVKDFGSALPPGDYVRGPWSLPALGDADGLLGKVFPALGIDDGEIRRRAALPGAIEGTFNVVEFTGKLCHAIDARDVDAGLMAAGMSLPIFLTPLRRDGKIWTDAVWVRDANVAEALRRGADEVWLVWCIGNTGYWGDGPLEQYVHMIEMSAMGALLADFEAAKAAGRDFILHVVRPENPLPLDPEFYLNRIDADTLIGMGYRDARRYLKDMTAEGLPKDASCTAMVEPPAGIRFTERFAGQGSGGDAGGGSDVRLTVTVHLPLDGSGAPARLTGFLDFAPFGPRVFLAGGRVDVRGDAVTYRASVHAGGAWHRLSLARIFRDDPGPDAWDDTRRARLSVGSLLDVPVTMGLADAAALIASVEPAGVHGPGGRAGVVAQVVAEGLREAFRRYG
- a CDS encoding DUF1772 domain-containing protein — protein: MNWLLLLNALYFLFGATMYVGTMWVLKFFLYPTWESLDRGNVDMHFGIPTRQATKFFTVVVPPMFISGIVLVWTEWGTFRLLPAVLCLLGIIVLTVVGQAMIIPVNVRIRGGDFADDAELRSLLRRWMLLNDIRFYVSTLTWLAIVWLLVDRGRLWEAWA